In Actinomycetota bacterium, a single genomic region encodes these proteins:
- a CDS encoding AtpZ/AtpI family protein, with translation MRPSERPDRTAAYRDVDKGTAMLAEFVAAPLTWGAIGWLADTYAFHTSPWGVIVGGVLGFVLGNYLLYLRMVADGGAADDERVRRAREAFD, from the coding sequence ATGCGTCCCTCCGAGCGCCCAGACCGCACCGCGGCGTACCGCGACGTGGATAAGGGGACGGCCATGCTCGCTGAGTTCGTCGCCGCTCCGCTCACCTGGGGCGCCATCGGGTGGTTGGCCGACACCTACGCCTTCCACACCTCCCCGTGGGGCGTCATCGTGGGGGGCGTCCTCGGGTTCGTCCTCGGGAACTACCTGCTGTACTTGCGGATGGTGGCCGACGGGGGAGCAGCCGATGACGAACGTGTCCGCCGCGCCCGCGAGGCCTTCGACTGA